In a single window of the Amycolatopsis sp. cg5 genome:
- a CDS encoding RDD family protein has protein sequence MTAPTVRRKYELSTVRVRDLRNPVAATGPLPATHGDDNDPRYPSPKVLRNVLAVLTDLVLHLGIGVAVGLVAKQRLPGSPWVLYAILAFVAASIVHRIFLQRLFGATLGKALTGLRLIRDDNAGRPNLWALTRFWLLSLLTALYAINP, from the coding sequence ATGACCGCACCCACCGTCCGCCGCAAGTACGAGCTGTCGACGGTCCGGGTCCGCGACCTGCGGAACCCGGTCGCCGCCACCGGCCCGCTGCCCGCCACCCACGGCGACGACAACGACCCGCGCTACCCGTCGCCGAAGGTCTTGCGAAACGTCCTCGCGGTGCTCACCGACCTGGTGCTTCACCTGGGCATCGGCGTGGCGGTCGGACTGGTCGCGAAGCAGCGGCTGCCGGGGTCGCCTTGGGTGCTCTACGCGATCCTGGCGTTCGTGGCGGCCTCGATCGTGCACCGGATCTTTCTGCAACGGCTCTTCGGCGCGACGCTGGGCAAGGCTTTGACGGGCCTGCGCCTCATCCGTGACGACAACGCCGGGCGGCCGAATCTTTGGGCGCTCACAAGGTTTTGGCTACTCAGCCTGCTCACCGCCCTCTACGCCATCAACCCCTAG
- a CDS encoding Imm53 family immunity protein: protein MSAFRFVQDWYAAHCDGEWEHEFGMTINTLDNPGWIIEIDIAHTGADGRRLTKALTEPGPGQWIWSWCDGRKFGAACDPASLEDAFARFRAFIEKTL from the coding sequence GTGAGCGCTTTCCGCTTTGTGCAGGACTGGTACGCGGCCCACTGCGACGGCGAATGGGAGCACGAGTTCGGCATGACGATCAACACGCTCGACAACCCGGGCTGGATCATCGAGATCGACATCGCGCACACGGGCGCCGACGGCCGTAGGCTGACCAAGGCGCTCACCGAACCCGGGCCCGGCCAATGGATCTGGTCCTGGTGCGACGGCCGCAAGTTCGGCGCGGCCTGCGACCCGGCGTCACTCGAGGACGCCTTCGCCCGCTTCCGCGCCTTCATCGAGAAAACGCTGTGA
- a CDS encoding TetR/AcrR family transcriptional regulator — MALNGRKAQAARNDEIIVAAAREVFIADPSAPIAAVAEQAGVGISALYRRYPSKDDLLRKLCFDGLMTHIETLEAALSDRSDAWTVFETFMRRTVEKDTHSITIALAGKFTPSQELYDAAARAGRLGTELMDRTRHANAIRADFADADLGAVFEQLAAIHIGDEDRTSALRQRYLTLILDGLRTATTPLPSTPPTLEERAQRWATS, encoded by the coding sequence GTGGCGCTCAACGGCAGGAAGGCGCAGGCCGCCCGCAACGACGAGATCATCGTGGCGGCCGCGCGCGAGGTGTTCATCGCCGACCCCTCGGCCCCGATCGCCGCCGTCGCGGAGCAGGCCGGAGTCGGGATCAGCGCGCTCTACCGGCGCTACCCCAGCAAGGACGACCTGCTCCGCAAGCTCTGCTTCGACGGTCTCATGACCCACATCGAGACCCTCGAAGCCGCCCTTTCCGATCGTTCGGACGCGTGGACGGTCTTCGAGACGTTCATGCGCCGCACCGTCGAGAAGGACACCCACTCGATCACCATCGCACTGGCGGGCAAGTTCACCCCCTCCCAGGAGCTCTACGACGCGGCGGCCCGAGCCGGCCGCCTCGGCACCGAGCTGATGGACCGCACCCGCCACGCGAACGCCATCCGCGCCGACTTCGCCGACGCGGACCTCGGCGCGGTGTTCGAGCAGCTGGCCGCCATCCACATCGGCGACGAAGACCGGACTTCGGCACTGCGCCAGCGTTATCTCACGCTCATCCTCGACGGCCTGCGCACAGCGACCACTCCCCTGCCGAGCACCCCGCCCACGCTGGAAGAACGAGCCCAGCGCTGGGCCACGTCGTAA
- a CDS encoding TIGR01777 family oxidoreductase, translated as MKIVLPGGTGQVGTILSRALTAAGHEVVVLSRKPGPRQWDGRTLGAWASEVDGCDAVINLAGRSVSCRYTDANLKEMMDSRVDSARVVGEAIALAKRPPKVWLQMSTATVYAHRFDAANDEATGIIGGAEPGVPGYWGFSVDIAKAWEEAQYQADTPATRKVALRAAMVMSPDRGGVFDVLRKMALLRLGGPVGGGRQYVSWIHETDFVSAVRFLLDGDLTGPVNLAAPTPLPQREFMRELRRACGVRLGLPATRWMAEIGALVLRSDTELLLKSRRVVPGRLLGAGFGFAYPEWPDAAVDLARRARSSGLATVR; from the coding sequence ATGAAGATCGTGCTTCCCGGTGGCACCGGGCAGGTCGGGACCATCCTCAGCCGCGCGCTCACCGCGGCCGGGCACGAGGTCGTCGTGCTCAGCCGCAAGCCGGGTCCCCGGCAATGGGACGGCCGCACGCTCGGCGCCTGGGCGAGCGAGGTCGACGGGTGCGACGCCGTGATCAACCTGGCGGGCCGCAGCGTGAGCTGTCGGTACACCGACGCGAACCTCAAGGAGATGATGGACTCCCGCGTCGACTCGGCGCGGGTCGTCGGTGAGGCCATCGCGCTCGCGAAGCGGCCGCCGAAGGTCTGGCTGCAGATGAGCACGGCGACCGTCTACGCACACCGTTTCGACGCGGCCAACGACGAGGCGACCGGGATCATCGGCGGCGCCGAGCCGGGCGTGCCCGGCTACTGGGGTTTCAGCGTCGACATCGCCAAGGCTTGGGAAGAAGCTCAGTACCAGGCCGACACGCCGGCCACCCGCAAGGTCGCGCTCCGGGCCGCGATGGTGATGAGCCCCGACCGCGGCGGCGTGTTCGACGTCCTGCGCAAGATGGCGCTGCTCCGGCTCGGCGGGCCGGTCGGCGGCGGGCGTCAATACGTCTCCTGGATCCACGAGACCGACTTCGTCAGCGCGGTCCGCTTCCTGCTGGACGGCGACCTGACCGGCCCGGTGAACCTCGCCGCACCCACCCCGCTGCCGCAGCGCGAGTTCATGCGGGAGCTGCGCCGGGCGTGCGGGGTCCGGCTCGGGCTGCCCGCGACCAGGTGGATGGCCGAGATCGGTGCTCTCGTGCTGCGCTCCGACACCGAGCTGCTGCTGAAGAGCCGACGTGTCGTGCCGGGACGGCTGCTCGGCGCGGGGTTCGGCTTCGCGTACCCGGAATGGCCTGACGCGGCGGTCGACCTGGCGCGCAGAGCCCGTTCGTCGGGACTGGCGACCGTTCGCTGA
- a CDS encoding SAM-dependent methyltransferase: protein MTRQQEWVPPSVDVSVPSMARTYDFMLGGGHNFAADRAVGDQIERAMPGLRAAARVNRKFLGRVVRFMVASGIRQFLDVGSGIPTVANVHEVAQAEDPDCRVVYVDRDPVAVAHSELMLAENDRAAVVHADMRDPESILASPEADRLLNFDEPVGLLMLLMLHWIPDDSDPAGLLARYGSRLVPGSYLAITHVSGDHQGAGLAAATDAIKRSKSPDQVNLRTHAQITALFDGFELIEPGLVGCGEWRPRGPGDIADEPGMNMLVYAGVGHRKAFDGA, encoded by the coding sequence GTGACACGGCAACAGGAATGGGTGCCACCGAGTGTGGACGTGTCCGTGCCGAGCATGGCACGGACGTACGACTTCATGCTGGGCGGCGGGCACAACTTCGCGGCCGACCGCGCGGTCGGCGACCAGATCGAGCGGGCCATGCCCGGCCTGCGCGCGGCGGCCAGGGTGAACCGCAAGTTCCTCGGCCGGGTCGTGCGATTCATGGTGGCCAGTGGAATCCGGCAGTTCCTCGACGTCGGCTCGGGAATTCCGACCGTGGCCAACGTGCACGAGGTGGCACAGGCGGAAGATCCGGACTGCCGGGTCGTTTATGTCGACCGTGATCCGGTCGCGGTCGCGCACAGTGAACTCATGTTGGCCGAAAATGACCGGGCGGCCGTCGTGCACGCCGATATGCGCGACCCCGAGTCCATTCTCGCCAGTCCCGAAGCGGACCGCCTGCTCAATTTTGACGAGCCAGTCGGGTTATTGATGCTGTTGATGTTGCATTGGATTCCCGACGACTCCGATCCGGCGGGTTTGCTGGCTCGGTACGGTTCCCGGCTCGTTCCCGGCAGCTATTTGGCGATCACGCACGTGTCCGGCGATCATCAGGGTGCCGGTTTGGCGGCGGCGACCGACGCGATCAAGCGCAGCAAGAGTCCTGATCAGGTCAATCTGCGGACACATGCCCAGATCACCGCATTGTTCGACGGTTTCGAGCTGATCGAGCCCGGTCTTGTCGGATGTGGGGAATGGCGGCCGCGTGGTCCCGGTGACATCGCCGACGAACCCGGAATGAACATGCTGGTTTATGCTGGCGTAGGCCACAGGAAAGCGTTCGACGGAGCGTGA
- a CDS encoding cytochrome P450, with protein sequence MAVPVAPGRWPFLGHTPAMLRRRFAFTAGLRAHGEIVKVFLGPLPAYFVTTPELAHRVLVTEGASFRKGAMFDKFRPYVGNGLLLSNGDFHLRQRRLVQPAFRHDRIVRYADTMVKAARDLTSAWRPGEIRAIDEDMQALAVTIVGETLFSTEIGQRAISEARRSIFIVIKQGMIRALSPAFVEKLPLPGNREFDVAIDRMRAIVLEVIANWRGQEIDHGDVLSLLLLAGMSDQQAYDEVITLLTAGIETTALALSWVFHEIARNPEIERRIHAEVDKVLGGRPVCFADVPRLRFTAMVVDEVLRMYPVWILMRRATAPVDLGGARIQPGDEVIVSPHALHFDPDSFEEPEKFDPDRWARTEPPRGAFIPFGAGNRQCLGNVFAKTEIILTLATVAARWRLVPVPDQPVRVRFTSAAYPSRMPMTASRRN encoded by the coding sequence ATGGCCGTCCCGGTGGCGCCCGGTCGGTGGCCTTTTCTCGGGCACACCCCCGCGATGCTGCGCCGACGTTTCGCCTTCACCGCAGGATTGCGCGCGCACGGGGAAATCGTGAAGGTCTTTCTCGGCCCGCTGCCCGCTTATTTCGTGACCACCCCGGAACTCGCTCATCGCGTGCTGGTCACCGAGGGCGCGAGTTTCCGCAAGGGCGCCATGTTCGACAAATTCCGACCTTATGTCGGCAACGGCCTGTTGCTCTCGAACGGCGATTTCCACTTGCGCCAGCGGCGGTTGGTCCAGCCCGCGTTCCGCCACGACCGCATCGTGCGGTACGCGGACACCATGGTGAAAGCCGCCCGTGACTTGACTTCGGCGTGGCGGCCAGGCGAGATCCGCGCGATCGACGAGGACATGCAGGCACTGGCGGTCACCATTGTCGGCGAAACATTGTTTTCGACGGAAATCGGGCAGCGCGCGATCAGCGAAGCGCGCCGGTCCATCTTCATCGTGATCAAACAGGGCATGATCCGCGCGCTTTCACCCGCGTTCGTGGAAAAGCTGCCGTTGCCCGGCAATCGCGAGTTCGACGTGGCCATCGACCGCATGCGCGCGATCGTGCTCGAAGTCATCGCGAACTGGCGCGGGCAAGAAATCGATCACGGCGACGTGTTGTCGTTGTTGCTGCTGGCGGGCATGTCGGATCAGCAGGCGTACGACGAGGTCATCACGTTGCTGACGGCGGGCATCGAGACCACCGCGCTCGCGCTTTCCTGGGTATTCCACGAAATCGCGCGGAATCCCGAGATCGAACGGCGGATACACGCCGAGGTCGACAAGGTGCTCGGCGGCCGCCCGGTGTGCTTCGCCGATGTGCCGAGGTTGCGGTTCACCGCGATGGTCGTCGACGAGGTGCTGCGAATGTATCCCGTGTGGATACTCATGCGGCGCGCCACCGCACCGGTGGACCTCGGCGGTGCGCGGATCCAGCCGGGCGACGAGGTCATCGTCAGCCCGCACGCGCTGCACTTCGACCCGGATTCCTTCGAGGAGCCGGAAAAGTTCGACCCCGATCGCTGGGCTCGCACGGAGCCGCCGCGCGGCGCGTTCATCCCGTTCGGCGCCGGCAACCGCCAATGCCTCGGGAATGTCTTCGCCAAGACCGAAATCATCCTCACCCTGGCCACGGTGGCCGCCCGCTGGCGGCTGGTGCCCGTGCCGGACCAGCCGGTGCGCGTGCGGTTCACCTCGGCCGCCTATCCCAGCCGCATGCCCATGACGGCATCGCGTCGCAACTAG
- a CDS encoding sensor histidine kinase, with product MPEASPAAPSASFVKALLRKGSSVLARSPDPDLDSMPDWRTVIAVEEDGDSILMRAGRYAVLGGLLYRIAGFPKVFIGYVSNNGTLGLAPVLSATVVAVALNVAAVVWVLRGPGIKAKVVGRMMGVDLGFGVLLNLAVAVSVPAAIQPFAVDVSWTWMVGSIVLWASFFGIGASLVMLAVSVPVRAGLTLAGGLPLTDPLALNRSVGCFFALVVAMFVAAGILVVLGVGTRFALGIGMREGRQAERLRYQRVMHDGVLQTLEAMSMATPSDRTQAADRLDELRAAARAQAAEIRRELVGVEPPEIDRGLAAELAEVATEMARDGLRTQLVAAESDQELKLSQARRDAMCDAVREAMRNTIKHAGTNQVVLRIEEREGGIAVVARDQGQGFSMREQPPGFGISQSIIARLAEVGGRGTIDSRPGRGTRVTLWVPR from the coding sequence ATGCCAGAGGCGAGCCCGGCGGCACCGTCCGCCAGTTTCGTGAAGGCGTTGCTCCGTAAGGGTTCCTCGGTGCTGGCCCGTTCGCCGGACCCGGACCTCGACAGCATGCCCGACTGGCGGACCGTCATCGCCGTCGAGGAAGACGGCGACTCGATCCTCATGCGGGCCGGGCGGTATGCCGTGCTCGGTGGGCTGCTGTACCGGATCGCCGGGTTTCCCAAGGTGTTCATCGGCTATGTGTCGAACAATGGGACGCTGGGGCTGGCGCCGGTGCTCAGCGCGACGGTGGTCGCGGTCGCGCTGAACGTGGCCGCGGTCGTCTGGGTGCTGCGCGGGCCGGGGATCAAGGCGAAGGTCGTCGGCCGGATGATGGGCGTCGACCTGGGGTTCGGGGTGCTGCTGAACCTGGCGGTCGCGGTGAGCGTGCCCGCGGCGATCCAGCCGTTCGCGGTGGACGTTTCGTGGACGTGGATGGTCGGTTCGATCGTGCTGTGGGCTTCGTTCTTCGGGATCGGGGCGTCGCTGGTGATGCTCGCGGTGTCGGTTCCGGTGCGGGCGGGGCTGACGCTGGCCGGCGGGCTGCCGTTGACCGATCCGCTCGCGCTGAACCGGTCGGTGGGGTGCTTCTTCGCGCTGGTCGTGGCCATGTTCGTGGCCGCGGGGATCCTGGTCGTGCTCGGCGTCGGGACGCGGTTCGCGCTGGGGATCGGGATGCGGGAGGGGCGCCAGGCCGAGCGGCTGCGCTATCAGCGGGTGATGCACGACGGGGTGTTGCAGACGCTCGAGGCGATGTCGATGGCGACGCCGAGCGATCGCACGCAGGCGGCGGACCGGCTGGACGAGCTGCGCGCGGCCGCGCGGGCGCAGGCGGCCGAGATCCGGCGTGAGCTGGTCGGTGTCGAGCCACCGGAGATCGATCGCGGGCTGGCGGCCGAGCTCGCCGAAGTCGCCACCGAGATGGCGCGCGACGGGTTGCGCACGCAGCTCGTGGCGGCCGAGTCGGACCAGGAACTCAAGCTCTCGCAGGCGCGACGCGACGCCATGTGCGACGCGGTGCGCGAGGCCATGCGCAACACCATCAAGCACGCGGGGACCAATCAGGTCGTGCTGCGGATCGAGGAGCGCGAAGGCGGCATCGCGGTGGTCGCGCGCGATCAGGGGCAAGGGTTCAGCATGCGCGAACAGCCGCCGGGGTTCGGCATCAGCCAGTCGATCATCGCCAGGCTGGCCGAGGTCGGTGGCCGGGGCACGATCGACTCACGCCCCGGCCGGGGCACCCGTGTGACGCTGTGGGTGCCGCGCTAG
- a CDS encoding LuxR C-terminal-related transcriptional regulator, giving the protein MGITVGIVDEEALFRTGVRDALERAGEFEVVGEARDGAGAVDLAKRLLPQVLLLNLGGLAFAERIRAYTPDTRIVVLAAPHAHDQVLPALRAGVLGFLCKTGKAAEFVHAVRVVAAGDAILSPAVTRSLVAQLTQRSPENRDHARKQISQLSQRERSVLAHVAKGLGNVQIARALSLSEGSIKAHVSRVLGKLGCDNRVQAAMLARDAELCG; this is encoded by the coding sequence ATGGGAATCACCGTGGGCATCGTCGACGAGGAGGCCCTCTTCCGCACGGGCGTTCGTGACGCGCTGGAACGGGCCGGGGAGTTCGAAGTCGTCGGCGAGGCACGCGACGGCGCCGGGGCCGTCGACCTCGCCAAGCGGCTCCTGCCACAGGTGCTGCTGCTGAACCTCGGCGGGCTCGCGTTCGCCGAGCGGATCAGGGCCTACACCCCGGACACCCGGATCGTGGTGCTGGCCGCGCCGCACGCGCACGACCAGGTGCTGCCCGCCTTGCGCGCCGGTGTGCTGGGTTTCCTTTGCAAGACAGGGAAAGCGGCCGAGTTCGTGCACGCCGTGCGGGTGGTCGCGGCCGGTGACGCCATCCTCAGCCCCGCCGTCACGCGGAGCCTGGTCGCGCAGCTGACCCAGCGTTCGCCGGAGAACCGGGACCACGCACGCAAGCAGATCTCCCAGCTCAGCCAGCGCGAACGGTCCGTGCTCGCGCACGTCGCGAAGGGGCTCGGCAACGTGCAGATCGCCCGCGCGCTGTCGCTTTCGGAGGGATCCATCAAGGCGCATGTCAGCCGGGTGCTCGGCAAACTCGGCTGCGACAACCGGGTCCAGGCCGCGATGCTGGCACGCGACGCGGAATTGTGCGGCTGA
- a CDS encoding MFS transporter, translating into MTAVLEAPAMAPARADRRWLGLFSILAADLLNLLDSTVGTIAAPAIRADLGGSTSTLQWIAAGYTLAMAVGLLVGGRLGDMYGRKRMMMVGVVGFLVASFLCGVSFSPEMLLAARVLQGAFGAVMVPQSFGLMRELFGAEVGKAFALLGPVIGLATVAGPVIAGLLVDADLFGTGWRMIFLINVPLGAFALAVGSRVLPSSEPAARGQRLDVRGAVLAAAGMFLLVFPLTQGHELGWPAWTLVLLAASVPTLGVFAWLQHRQAQIGSAVLIRLTVFTKRSYSSGVGFVLAFFGVITGFSLAVGLFLQLGLGYSPLRASLTMAPWAVGAFIGSALSSMLMTKLGRHILHIGLGFMALGLTGLFFTFDGSLLVPLAVFGFGMGMIFVPLFDIIVGDLGDDEVGSASGVLTSVQQLGASLGIAVLGTVFFSEAGPTAGVPEFVGAARVVALIALALTAVTFALGFLLPKKARQ; encoded by the coding sequence GTGACCGCCGTACTCGAAGCCCCGGCCATGGCGCCGGCGCGGGCCGACCGCCGCTGGCTGGGCCTGTTTTCGATCCTCGCCGCCGACCTGCTGAACCTGCTCGACTCGACCGTCGGCACGATCGCCGCGCCCGCCATCCGCGCCGACCTGGGCGGCTCGACCTCGACGCTGCAGTGGATCGCCGCCGGCTACACCCTCGCGATGGCGGTCGGCCTGCTGGTCGGCGGCAGGCTCGGCGACATGTACGGCCGCAAGCGGATGATGATGGTCGGCGTCGTCGGCTTCCTGGTGGCCTCGTTCCTCTGCGGCGTCAGCTTCTCGCCGGAGATGCTGCTGGCCGCGCGGGTGCTGCAGGGCGCGTTCGGCGCGGTGATGGTGCCGCAGTCGTTCGGCCTGATGCGCGAGCTGTTCGGCGCCGAGGTCGGCAAGGCGTTCGCGCTGCTCGGGCCGGTGATCGGGCTCGCCACCGTGGCAGGCCCGGTGATCGCGGGGCTGCTCGTGGACGCGGACCTGTTCGGCACCGGCTGGCGGATGATCTTCCTCATCAACGTCCCGCTCGGCGCGTTCGCGCTCGCCGTCGGCAGCCGGGTGCTCCCCTCCTCCGAGCCCGCCGCCCGCGGTCAGCGGCTCGACGTCCGCGGCGCCGTGCTCGCCGCTGCCGGCATGTTCCTGCTGGTCTTCCCGCTGACCCAGGGCCACGAACTCGGCTGGCCCGCCTGGACGCTCGTGCTGCTCGCCGCTTCGGTGCCCACCCTGGGTGTCTTCGCCTGGCTCCAGCACCGGCAGGCGCAGATCGGCTCGGCCGTGCTCATCCGGCTCACCGTGTTCACCAAGCGCTCGTACAGCTCCGGCGTCGGTTTCGTGCTCGCGTTCTTCGGCGTGATCACCGGCTTCTCATTGGCCGTCGGCCTGTTCTTGCAGCTCGGCCTCGGCTACTCGCCGCTGCGTGCCAGCCTCACGATGGCGCCGTGGGCGGTCGGCGCGTTCATCGGCTCCGCGCTGAGCAGCATGCTGATGACCAAGCTCGGCCGCCACATCCTGCACATCGGCCTCGGTTTCATGGCGCTCGGCCTGACCGGGCTGTTCTTCACCTTCGACGGCAGCCTGCTCGTCCCGCTGGCGGTGTTCGGGTTCGGCATGGGCATGATCTTCGTGCCGCTGTTCGACATCATCGTCGGCGATCTCGGCGACGACGAGGTCGGCTCGGCTTCCGGCGTGCTCACCTCGGTCCAGCAGCTCGGCGCGTCACTCGGCATCGCGGTGCTGGGCACGGTCTTCTTCAGCGAAGCCGGTCCGACGGCAGGGGTGCCGGAGTTCGTCGGAGCGGCTCGCGTGGTCGCGCTGATCGCACTCGCGCTGACCGCGGTGACGTTCGCACTCGGCTTCCTGCTCCCCAAGAAGGCCCGTCAGTAG
- a CDS encoding putative bifunctional diguanylate cyclase/phosphodiesterase, with protein sequence MPDPSRSEAMPAEPDRGRTRAALARKWTYLLSGVVVVPLGAEELGRELCVQLDILCDAVRDEDVKPIRRVGERLVALGYVGEAGLRCTLDVLGKGMLALPEFQPTERFAERILLAQSALAVGFLAAAQRAVFDQQESMHLSLLKAVRDAKWNLKESEARFDEVITSSSSGVLIVGLDGRVLRANAAAGVILGLTQPELSGVELAELVHPDAERMLREGLRALLDGTKERVRQTQRLLRKDGDVARVALTASLLRGADNGPSHYVAVIEDGTELMLLQSELSRQSLHDMLTGLPNRQFFGTRLETALRDAGAEYGVTLFHLDLDAFGLLCNSLGRRAGERLLVHVAQRLKAVLAKEKTIIARFDGDEFGILVENSATTPPVAGIMAEINAELAEPFYVDGHGLAASVSAGIVHRPSPGIDAAELLRAADQTLRRAKMGRRGQWELFDPAADAEDRYAHGLAVSMPGAWENGQITVRYRPVTRLADGRVAGVEAVLHWDHPEAGPLDHAQCTELAERTGLILPLGDWLLRNAAGQAHWWRQQHGFTRPLAVGLTAHQAADARLVARVVRVLDATRLPPRQLMIGMPVGALSVPGAAVNLANLAGLGVRTVLVDFGLAPDDLAAVRTHGVHFVRIAARLADHHASYVAALVGEVDARVVIDGIATAAQAAWWLAAGADAATGPFLGPAVPPGEFPMPKQN encoded by the coding sequence ATGCCTGACCCAAGCCGTTCTGAAGCCATGCCCGCCGAGCCGGACCGCGGCCGCACGCGGGCGGCGCTCGCGCGTAAATGGACCTATCTGCTCAGCGGTGTCGTCGTCGTGCCGCTGGGCGCCGAGGAGCTGGGCCGGGAATTGTGCGTCCAGCTCGACATCCTGTGCGACGCGGTGCGCGACGAGGACGTCAAGCCGATCCGGCGGGTCGGCGAACGGCTGGTCGCGCTCGGCTACGTCGGCGAAGCCGGGCTGCGCTGCACGCTCGACGTGCTCGGCAAGGGAATGCTGGCGCTGCCCGAATTCCAGCCGACGGAACGGTTCGCCGAGCGGATACTGCTCGCGCAGAGCGCGCTGGCCGTCGGGTTCCTGGCCGCCGCCCAGCGCGCGGTCTTCGATCAGCAGGAGAGCATGCACCTCTCGCTGCTCAAAGCCGTCCGCGACGCCAAATGGAACCTCAAGGAGAGCGAAGCGCGGTTCGACGAGGTCATCACGTCCTCGTCGAGCGGCGTGCTGATCGTCGGCCTCGACGGCCGGGTACTGCGCGCCAACGCCGCGGCAGGCGTGATACTCGGGCTCACGCAGCCGGAGCTGTCGGGCGTCGAGCTGGCCGAACTCGTGCACCCGGACGCCGAGCGGATGCTGCGCGAGGGCCTGCGCGCGTTGCTGGACGGCACCAAGGAACGCGTCCGCCAGACCCAGCGCCTGCTGCGCAAGGACGGCGACGTCGCCAGGGTCGCGCTGACCGCGTCACTGCTGCGCGGCGCCGACAACGGGCCGAGCCACTACGTCGCCGTCATCGAGGACGGCACCGAATTGATGTTGCTGCAGAGCGAATTGAGCCGCCAGTCGCTGCACGACATGCTCACCGGCCTGCCGAACCGCCAGTTCTTCGGCACCAGGCTGGAGACCGCGCTGCGCGACGCGGGCGCCGAGTACGGCGTCACCCTCTTCCACCTGGACCTCGACGCGTTCGGCCTGTTGTGCAACAGCCTGGGCAGACGCGCGGGCGAGCGGCTGCTCGTGCACGTCGCGCAGCGGCTGAAAGCGGTGCTGGCCAAGGAAAAGACGATCATCGCGCGGTTCGACGGCGACGAGTTCGGCATACTGGTGGAGAACAGCGCGACCACCCCGCCGGTCGCCGGCATCATGGCGGAGATCAACGCCGAGCTCGCCGAACCGTTCTATGTGGACGGACACGGCCTCGCCGCGTCCGTGAGCGCGGGCATCGTGCACCGGCCGTCACCCGGCATCGACGCGGCCGAACTCCTGCGTGCCGCCGACCAGACCTTGCGCCGCGCCAAGATGGGCCGCCGCGGCCAGTGGGAGCTGTTCGACCCCGCCGCCGACGCCGAGGACAGATACGCGCACGGGCTCGCCGTGAGCATGCCCGGCGCTTGGGAGAACGGGCAGATCACCGTCCGCTACCGTCCGGTCACGCGGCTCGCCGACGGCCGGGTCGCCGGTGTCGAGGCCGTTCTCCACTGGGATCACCCCGAGGCAGGCCCGCTCGACCACGCCCAATGCACGGAACTGGCGGAGCGCACCGGCTTGATCCTCCCGCTCGGTGACTGGCTGCTGCGCAACGCGGCCGGTCAAGCCCACTGGTGGCGCCAGCAGCACGGTTTCACCCGCCCGCTCGCGGTCGGCCTCACGGCCCACCAGGCCGCCGACGCCCGCCTCGTCGCCAGGGTGGTCCGCGTCCTCGACGCCACCCGCCTCCCGCCCCGGCAGCTGATGATCGGCATGCCGGTCGGCGCGCTGTCGGTGCCCGGCGCCGCCGTCAACCTGGCGAACCTCGCCGGTCTGGGCGTGCGCACGGTACTCGTCGACTTCGGCCTGGCCCCGGACGATCTCGCCGCCGTTCGCACCCACGGCGTCCATTTCGTCCGCATCGCCGCCCGCCTGGCCGACCACCACGCCTCTTACGTTGCCGCACTGGTCGGCGAGGTTGACGCCCGCGTGGTCATCGACGGCATCGCGACCGCCGCCCAGGCCGCCTGGTGGCTCGCCGCCGGAGCGGACGCCGCCACCGGTCCCTTCCTCGGCCCCGCCGTGCCACCAGGAGAATTCCCGATGCCGAAACAAAACTGA
- a CDS encoding TRM11 family methyltransferase has product MGVQSWLVLDAEDGEHELAAAAGQAGLVSQLRPLIVELSKPGDLVFDPFAGWGTTLVAASVEGRRGIGMEITESRAAEAGHRIEGRYPGQIMLCGDARKPPLPDGCVDLVLCDLPYFGTNLDQESTTDGQMYALREYGDYLDALDEAFAAIARTMRVGAHAVIAVQNRRLAGKFVPLAWDASAVLGRHLTLGDERIHLYERKISGDDAMVSNKAHEYLLMATK; this is encoded by the coding sequence ATGGGCGTGCAGAGTTGGCTGGTGCTCGATGCCGAGGACGGCGAGCACGAACTGGCCGCGGCCGCGGGACAGGCCGGGCTGGTCAGCCAGCTGCGGCCGCTGATCGTCGAGCTGAGCAAGCCGGGTGACCTCGTCTTCGACCCGTTCGCGGGCTGGGGCACCACGCTGGTCGCGGCCTCGGTCGAAGGCCGCCGCGGCATCGGCATGGAGATCACCGAGTCCCGAGCCGCCGAGGCCGGGCACCGCATCGAGGGCAGGTACCCGGGGCAGATCATGCTCTGCGGCGACGCCCGCAAGCCGCCGCTGCCGGACGGCTGCGTCGACCTCGTGCTCTGCGACCTCCCGTACTTCGGCACGAACCTCGACCAGGAGTCCACAACGGACGGTCAGATGTACGCGCTGCGCGAGTACGGCGACTACCTCGACGCGCTCGACGAGGCCTTCGCCGCCATCGCCCGCACCATGCGCGTTGGCGCGCACGCGGTGATCGCGGTCCAGAACCGCCGCCTCGCCGGCAAGTTCGTCCCGCTCGCGTGGGACGCCTCCGCCGTGCTCGGCCGTCACCTGACGCTGGGCGACGAGCGGATCCATCTCTACGAACGCAAGATCAGCGGCGACGACGCCATGGTGTCCAACAAGGCGCACGAATACCTGCTGATGGCCACCAAGTAA